Proteins found in one Muntiacus reevesi chromosome 2, mMunRee1.1, whole genome shotgun sequence genomic segment:
- the SS18L1 gene encoding calcium-responsive transactivator produces the protein MSVAFASARPRGKGEVTQQTIQKMLDENHHLIQCILDYQSKGKTAECTQYQQILHRNLVYLATIADSNQNMQSLLPAPPTQSMTLGPGGLSQSGSAQGLHSQGSLSDAIGAGLPPSSLMQAQIGNGPNHVSLQQTAQSTLPTTSMSMSGSGHGSGPGYSHSGPASQSVPLQSQGAISNYVSRANINMQSNPVSMMHQQAASSHYSAAQGGSQHYQGQSMAMMGQSGQGGGVMGQRPMAPYRPSQQGSSQQYLGQEEYYGSEQYGHGQAASEPMSQQYYPDGHGDYAYQPASYTEQTYDRSFEDSTQHYYEGGNSQYSQQQTGYQQGTTQQQTYSQQQYPNQQSYPGQQQGYGPAQGAPSQYSSYQQGQGQQYGSYRASQTGPTAQQQRPYGYEQGQYGNYQQ, from the exons ATGCTGGATGAGAACCACCACCTGATCCAGTGCATCCTGGACTATCAGAGCAAGGGCAAGACGGCTGAGTGCACCCA ATACCAGCAGATCTTACACCGGAACCTGGTCTACCTGGCCACGATCGCAGACTCCAACCAGAACATGCAGTCCTTGCTGCCTGCC CCGCCAACGCAGAGCATGACGCTGGGCCCGGGAGGGCTGTCCCAGAGCGGCTCGGCCCAGGGCCTGCACTCGCAGGGTAGCCTCAGCGATGCCATCGGGGCCGGCCTGCCACCGTCCTCCCTCATGCAGGCCCAGATCGGCAACG GTCCGAACCACGTGTCCCTGCAGCAGACGGCGCAGAGCACGCTGCCCACCACCTCTATGAGTATGTCGGGCAGCGGCCACGGCTCGGGGCCCGGCTACAGCCACTCAGGCCCTGCCTCGCAGAGTGTACCCCTGCAGAGCCAGGGCGCCATCAGCAACTATGTGTCCCGGGCCAACATCAACATGCAGTCCAACCCAG TGTCCATGATGCACCAGCAGGCAGCCTCGTCTCACTACAGCGCGGCGCAGGGCGGGAGCCAGCACTACCAGGGCCAGTCCATGGCCATGATGGGCCAGAGCGGGCAGGGGGGCGGCGTGATGGGGCAGCGGCCCATGGCGCCCTACCGGCCCTCCCAGCAAG GCTCGTCCCAGCAGTACCTGGGCCAGGAGGAGTACTACGGCAGTGAGCAGTACGGCCATGGCCAGGCCGCTTCGGAGCCCATGAGTCAGCAGTACTACCCCGATG GACACGGCGACTATGCCTACCAGCCGGCGTCCTACACAGAGCAGACCTACGACCGGTCGTTTGAGGACTCCACGCAGCACTACTACGAGGGCG GAAACTCACAGTACAGCCAGCAGCAGACAGGGTACCAGCAGGGTACGACCCAGCAGCAGACGTACTCCCAACAGCAGTACCCCAACCAGCAGAGCTACCCCGGACAACAGCAAGGCTACG GGCCCGCCCAGGGCGCCCCCTCACAGTACTCCAGCTACCAGCAGGGACAAGGCCAGCAGTATGGAAGCTACCGAGCATCTCAGACGGGCCCGACCGCCCAGCAGCAGCGTCCTTATGGCTACGAGCAG GGCCAGTACGGAAATTACCAGCAGTGA
- the MTG2 gene encoding mitochondrial ribosome-associated GTPase 2, producing MIPSRLFSARPQAVLEGVGCWTLAARMVPGPSRLLLLRTSPRLLSVSCADCNKHQEPPRKQPLSEKKLKRHFVDHRRVLVRGGRGGNGVSCFHSEPRKEFGGPDGGDGGNGGHVILRVDQHVKSLSSVLSRYQGFDGEDGGRKNCFGRNGSILYIRVPVGTLVKEGSEVLADLSRPGDEFIAAVGGSGGKGNRFFLANDNRAPTTCTPGQPGQERVLFLELKTVAHAGLVGFPNAGKSSLLRAISNARPAVASYPFTTLNPHVGIVHYEDHQQIAVADIPGIIRGTHQNRGLGLAFLRHIERCPFLLFLVDLSVPEPWTQLDDLRYELEQYDEGLSKRPYAVVANKIDLPQARARLPQLQARLGQEAIALSAATGENLEELLLRLKELHDRHVATELERGRQPLRW from the exons ATGATACCTTCGAGGCTTTTCTCAGCGAGACCCCAGGCGGTGTTGGAGGGTGTGGGGTGCTGGACGCTGGCAGCCCGCATGGTCCCTGGGCCCAGCCGCCTTCTTCTGCTGCGCACTTCTCCCAGGCTGCTCTCAGTCAGCTGTGCAGACTGCAACAAACACCAGGAACCCCCCAGGAAGCAGCCACTCTCGGAGAAAAAACTG AAACGGCATTTTGTGGATCATCGCCGAGTGCTTGTCCGAGGGGGACGCGGAGGCAATGGGGTGAGCTGCTTTCACAGCGAACCCCGGAAGGAGTTTGGAGGCCCTGACGGCGGTGATGGAGGCAACGGGGGCCATGTCATCCTGAGAG TTGACCAGCATGTCAAgtctctgtcctctgtcctctCGCGGTACCAGGGGTTTGACGGCGAGGATGGCGGCAGGAAGAACTGCTTTGGGCGGAATGGCTCCATCCTCTATATTCGG GTCCCCGTGGGCACTTTGGTGAAGGAGGGAAGTGAAGTCCTGGCTGACCTCTCGCGCCCAGGAGACGAGTTCATTGCAGCAGTGGGCGGGTCAGGGGGAAAGGGTAACCGCTTCTTCCTGGCTAACGACAACCGTGCGCCCACGACTTGCACCCCTGGACAGCCAGGCCAGGAGCGCGTCCTCTTCCTGGAGCTCAAGACAGTGGCACACGCTGGACTG gttGGATTCCCCAATGCAGGGAAGTCCTCGCTTCTCCGGGCCATTTCAAATGCAAGGCCTGCTGTGGCCTCCTACCCATTCACGACCCTGAACCCCCACGTGGGGATTGTTCACTACGAGGACCACCAGCAGATAGCAG TGGCTGACATCCCCGGCATCATCCGGGGTACCCACCAAAACCGGGGCCTGGGCCTGGCCTTCCTCAGGCACATCGAGCGctgccccttcctcctcttcctggtaGACCTCTCGGTGCCAGAGCCCTGGACTCAGCTGGACGACCTGAGGTATGAGCTGGAGCAATACGACGAAGGCCTGTCCAAGAGACCCTACGCCGTCGTGGCAAACAAGATCGACCTCCCGCAGGCCAGGGCCCGGCTGCCCCAGCTGCAGGCCCGCCTGGGCCAGGAGGCCATCGCCCTTTCGGCGGCCACCGGGGAAAACCTGGAGGAGCTGCTGCTGCGTCTGAAGGAACTGCACGACCGCCACGTGGCCACCGAGCTGGAGCGTGGCCGCCAGCCGCTGCGGTGGTAG
- the HRH3 gene encoding histamine H3 receptor, with protein sequence MERSPPDGPLNASGALAGEAAAAAAGGARGFSAAWTAVLAALMALLIVATVLGNALVMLAFVADSSLRTQNNFFLLNLAISDFLVGAFCIPLYVPYVLTGRWPFGRGLCKLWLVVDYLLCTSSVFNIVLISYDRFLSVTRAVSYRAQQGDTRRAVQKMVLVWVLAFLLYGPAILSWEYLSGGSSIPEGHCYAEFFYNWYFLITASTLEFFTPFLSVTFFNLSIYLNIQRRTRVRLDGVREAATTELPPEAQPSPPPAAPSCWGCWQKGCGEAVPLHRYGVGVSEVTPGPEAGEVALGGGSGGGAAASPTSSSGSSSRGTERPRSLKRGSKPSASSASLEKRMKMVSQSITQRFRLSRDKKVAKSLAVIVSIFGLCWAPYTLLMIIRAACHGHCIPDYWYETSFWLLWANSAVNPVLYPLCHYSFRRAFTKLLCPQKLKIQPHSSLEHCWK encoded by the exons ATGGAGCGCTCACCGCCCGACGGGCCGCTGAACGCGTCGGGGGCGCTGGCGggcgaggcggcggcggcggcggcgggcggggcgcGCGGCTTCTCCGCCGCCTGGACCGCGGTGCTGGCGGCGCTCATGGCGCTGCTCATCGTGGCCACGGTGCTGGGCAACGCGCTGGTCATGCTCGCCTTCGTGGCGGATTCGAGCCTCCGCACGCAAAACAACTTCTTTCTGCTCAACCTCGCCATCTCCGACTTCCTCGTGG GGGCATTCTGCATCCCACTCTATGTGCCCTACGTGCTGACCGGTCGCTGGCCCTTCGGCCGGGGCCTCTGCAAGCTGTGGTTGGTGGTGGACTACCTGCTCTGCACCTCCTCTGTCTTCAATATCGTGCTCATCAGCTATGACCGCTTCCTGTCGGTCACCCGAGCC GTCTCTTACCGGGCCCAGCAGGGTGACACGCGGCGGGCGGTGCAGAAGATGGTGCTGGTGTGGGTGCTGGCCTTCCTGCTCTATGGACCTGCCATCCTCAGTTGGGAGTACCTGTCTGGTGGCAGCTCCATCCCCGAGGGCCACTGCTACGCCGAGTTCTTCTACAACTGGTACTTCCTCATCACGGCCTCCACCCTTGAGTTCTTCACCCCTTTCCTCAGCGTCACCTTCTTCAACCTCAGCATCTACCTGAACATCCAGAGGCGCACCCGTGTCCGGCTGGATGGAGTGCGCGAGGCGGCCACCACCGAGCTTCCACCCGAGGCCCAGCCCTCTCCACCGCCTGCCGCACCCAGCTGCTGGGGATGCTGGCAGAAAGGGTGTGGGGAGGCCGTGCCGCTGCACAGGTACGGGGTGGGGGTCAGCGAGGTGACCCCGGGCCCTGAGGCCGGGGAGGTGGCCCTCGGGGGTGGTAGTGGTGGGGGTGCCGCGGCCTCGCCCACCTCCAGCTCCGGCAGCTCCTCAAGAGGCACCGAGAGGCCTCGCTCACTCAAGCGCGGCTCCAAGCCGTCCGCATCCTCGGCGTCCCTGGAGAAGCGCATGAAGATGGTATCCCAGAGCATCACCCAGCGCTTCCGGCTCTCACGGGACAAGAAGGTGGCCAAGTCGCTGGCCGTCATCGTGAGCATCTTTGGGCTCTGCTGGGCCCCCTACACTCTCCTGATGATCATTCGGGCTGCCTGCCACGGCCACTGCATCCCCGACTACTGGTACGAGACGTCCTTTTGGCTGCTGTGGGCCAACTCGGCCGTCAACCCCGTCCTCTACCCGCTGTGCCACTATAGCTTCCGCCGGGCCTTCACCAAGCTGCTCTGCCCCCAGAAGCTCAAGATCCAGCCCCACAGCTCCCTGGAGCACTGCTGGAAGTGA